GGCCAATATTTTCTAATAATTccataatttattaattattaattttatttaataattaattgcTTAATACCCAAGTTATTCTCTCTCTGAAACGAGTAAAGAATCAATCTCAATAAATCAATAACGGAAATATCTCTCAACAATATTTTTCAAATCAGGAAGATATCACAACGCTCAGATTAAATCAGATAAAATCGGTGATTACTACATTAACGAAATTTGTCTCTAAAGTCTCTTAGGGATAAGCCCAAATTTCACAGAACTGCGTAGGTTTGATCCAATATAAATTGGTACGCAGGCATCTTGAAAAAGGGATCTGATACAACTAAATAAATCGAGTCATCTCCCAAGTCCAGCCCCTCTTTTTCATAAACCTTAATCTCACAATTACACACAAATCGCTCTAATATTCCAGAACCCTCCGATTTCGTGTTGTTACGAAATTCCTCCAAcaacatttggcgctagaaggagggctTTATTATTCATGGAGGATGAAtaattttctcaaatttttggaatttttgggTTCTTGTAAAAATTTGAAAGGCAAACAATACCGATTAATAGTTCCTCGCTGTCGCGGGAGTTATTGACACAAAAAGCTACGGCGTTAGGATTTATATCGGAGAAAAAAACTCAATCAGGTGGAAGGTTAATATCCATGAATAAGAAGAAAATGAGAAAATAAATGGAGGCACGTGAACCGAAGATTGCAAAGGAGGCCATGCGATTACAAATTTGAAAGGCCAGGTGAAATAAACAAAAAGTGGACCACATGAGTATTAACAAGCGGGAGCACAACACCTGACATTGAAAAAGAATTTGACGTCCCTTTCGATTCTTGAACTCGCAGTTGGCTGTCGATCCGTAAATTTTCCAAGCCGGACAAAAAATCAAGATAAGATTTATTTGCCTGTTGATTTATTTCTGCAAATTAAATATTACATGATACATGCATAAATCTATGgttcaaaattatttttatataaaatatttattgtTTAAAAATTCGTGTGAGTCACATATTTTTATGATTGTAAAATTATTGCGTCATTCTAGTTTTAGACGACgcatatatttttgaaaatatcgTACGAGATATTTATTTGAGAGAATTGTTGATTTTTAGAAGATCGTACGAGCTGCATCTTTctgaaatataaaatatttatgcTAGTTGCATAATTTTGGGAAAATGTTTTAAAAAAGCATTATTTTTGGGAAAAATAAATATCGCGACAATTTTAAATTgacatatttattatttttgaattGCGTTTTAAAATATTTGGTATATACTGTCGCGATAATACATATATGTcgaaaaatattttcaaacttgtGAATGGGAATTGCTATGTTGGGTAGCTGAGACAACCACTTGGAACGATATACACTACCGATTGTGAACTTGTATTGTTGACACCTTACGCCTAGATAGGCAGAAAGATTACAAACGGAAAGATTGAAGGTACGAGCTCACCTTATCTCAAGTATGGAAAGAGATTCAAGGTGCGAGCTCACCTTATCTTAAGTACAGAAAGAGATTGAAGGTCGGGAGTTCCACCTTATCTTTTGCTGAAGGCATGCTTGTTCATCTTGTTACATTTATATAATACTAGCAGTTCACCTCAATAATACAATTTTATAATCGGCTGTTATATCTATCTTGAAGTGTGTACGCCAAGGTCCAACTTAACATCATTGTTCACAATGGATTTACAAATTTGTGCTCGCACAAGCACAAACAAGGGAAATATGTATCTTTTTCGGATCTTGCATGGTCTCGCACGTGCATTTGCATAATTGTTTTGAGCACGAAGGTGCTCTATGTTATGTACTAAACTCTGATTTTCAGTTGTTTCAGCGATCGAAGAATGTTTAGTTCTTCAGTGTAGCTTTAGTTCTCAAGTGCAGCAAGCTCCACTGAAGAActgggggtagttgttatgccacATTTTGGCATGACCAATATTTTCTAATAATCccataatttattaattattaattctatTTAATAATTAATTGCTTAAGGCCCAAATTATCCTCTCTCTGAAACGAGGAAAGAATCAATCTCAATAAATCAATAACGAAAATATCTCTCAACGATATTTTTCAAATCAGGAAGATATCACAACGCTCAGATTAAATCAGATAAAATCGGTAATTATCACATTAACGAAACTTGTCCCTAAAGTCTCTTAGGGATAAGCCATAGACAAATTGAGACACCTCCTAAGTCCAGCCTCTCTTTTTCATAAACCCTAATCTCACAATTACACACAAATCGCTCTAATATTTCAGTAACCCTCCGATTTCGTGTTACGAAATTCCTCCGAACACTGCCTAATAATACCTTGTTGTAATTTTTCCCGGACCAAGTGACAATCAATAGTAATATGTTTCGTCCTTTCATGAAAACAGGATTTGGAGCAATATAAATCGTAGACTGATTATCACAGAATAGAGTGGCAGGAGCAAACTTAGGAAGTTTAAGTTCAGAACACAAAGAAAGAAACCAAGTAACTTCATATGTAACATCTGCCATAGCCTTATATTCGGCCTCAGCAGAGGACCGAAAAACAGTATTTTGTTTTTTACTACGTCAGTTGATTAAAGAAGATCCCAACATAATACCATAGCCTATAACGGAACGTCTAGTATGTTGATAGTAAGCCCAATCCGCATCACAAAATGCAGTCAAGTTGAGAGGACTTTTCGCTGAGAGAAAAATGCCCTGACCACACGTACCTTTCAAATACCGAACAAGCCTGTAAGTGGCTTGAAGATGAATAGGCTTAGGATGAGCTAAAAATTGACTAAAGTGTGTGTATTTTATAAGCAATATCTGGGCGAGATATAGTCGGATTAACGAGACGTCCAACAATACGTCTGTATAAATTAGCATCAGGAATATCATCAACATCTTGAGCAGCCATGAGGGCATGATTTTGCTCTGGGGGAAAGCTGAAGGCTTGCGATTTAAACAACCAGTATCCTTTAACAAATCCATGGTGTATTTTTGCTGATTTAGATATATGCCAGCATCAGATCTTGCAATTTCAATCCCTAAGAAGTATTACAAGGTGCCCGAATCCTTAACCTTGAACTGAGAACTAAGAAACTGTTTGATGACTTGTAACTGAGTAACATCATTGCCTGCTCAAAGCATGTCATCGACATAGATAAGCAAAACAGAAATGAAAGTAGCTCGATGCAGAATGAACATACTATTATCACTATGAGCTTGCTTGCACCCATAATTTAACCAAAGCAACAGACAATTTTAATAACCACTTGAGAGGAGCTTGACGAAGACCATATAGAGACTACTTAAGTTTACAGCAAAGAGTTTCACCAGGGTATCGTTTCAGAACCTCGGAAGGAGTATAATCTGGGGGAAGTGTCATGAAGACATCCTCCATAAAATCACCATGCAAAAACGTATTGGTGATGTCCAACTGGTCAATAGACCAACCCTGACTAACAGTAAGAGCAAGCAAAACTCGAAATGAAGTCATATTTGCCACTGGAGCAAACATCTCAAAAAAATCCAAACCATGAGTTTGAGTAAATCCTTTTACAACTAAACGGGCTTTAAAACATTCAACAGACCCATCTGGTAGATACTTAACCTTATAAAATCTATTTGCAGCCCACAAAATGTTGGTTAGGTGGAATAGGAACAATGTCCCAAGTATCATTAGCGTCTAGGGCTGCTAATTCAACAGCCATAGCATGACACCAGTCCTGATTCTTAATAGCTTGATGAATTGCAAATGGTTCAGGAATCTTAGACACTGAAGCCGTTTATATGGAGGACTAAAGTGATCATAGGTTACAAAATAGAAACATGATAATAAAAAGTAGTAGACTGAGTGACAGAACTAGTCTAACCATTGTAATCCTGAAATTTGGCAGGAAGTGTCTTAGTTCTAGTGGGTCTGACATTGATAATTGGCTGAGAGACAGGTTGAGAAGAGATACTGGAAGAGACATCTGGAGAATGAGGAACAGAATAAGAGTGAGCTTGTTGAAAACTAGTAGACTGAGAAGGAATAGTAACATCAACACATCAAGAACAGAGAAATATAAGGGTTTATCAGACCACTGAGAATGAGGTGGAAATAGAGAAGTATTTGAAGTGAGGCCAGAAAAAAGGAATATATGCTTATAAAACTTGACATCTCAAGAAATAAAAACCTTTCTATTTGCCAAATCTAGAATGGTGTAACATTTCTTTCCATAGGGATAGCCTAAGAAGACCCCTTTAATTGCTCCAGGAGCAAATTTATCATGAGATTGCGGAAGAACAATAACATAACAAAAGGAACCAAAAACCCTTATATGTTCAATGTTAGCTGGTTTATTAAACAAAATCTCATATGGTGATTTGTTACTGAAAACAGGTGTAGGTGTCCTGTTAATCAGGTATGTGGCTGTAAGCAAGCAGTCACCCCAATATTAATGGGAAGATGAGCATGAAAACAAAGTGCTCTAGCAAAATTAAGAAGGTACTGTCTATGTTTTCGTTCAACCttaccattttgttgtggtgcACACAACTGGTTTGGTGAATTATACCTAAAGAAGATAAGAGACTAGCAAGTGCATGATTAAAAAATTCTGATCCATTATCCGATCGAAGAATTTTGACAGAAGTATGACAAACAGAGGTACTAGAAGGAAAACATTGTCTTGTTTGCTTAGCAAAATGACAACTATCACAAACTGTAATAGCATCAGTACAAAAAACATTGAACAATTTTAATACAATAGTTGGAACATGCCCAAGTCTGGCATGCCAAATTTCTGCAGTAATGGTATTATAACTAGCTAAGTGTATTACAAGAAGGTGAGTAAACTGATTGATTAACACTAGAAGGCTGAGTAGATGTCTGACAAGAGAGTAGATATAAGCCATCATGTAATCTACCAATCCCTAACTCCTTCTTCCATGAATGGTCCTGGAGAAGGCAATTAGAGGTAGTAAAGGAAACAATATGAGTTGTGTCAGACAGAAGTTTAGGAATAGACAACAGGTTATAAGAGAATGTTGGGACACAGCAAAATATGATGCAGAAGAATATGTTCATTGACCCTATAATTGTCAATGTGAGTAACTGATGCTTGTTGACCATTAGGAAGATACAATACAGAATTAACTATAGGAGTAACAGGAGAGATTGACTGCGATGAATGATGAAATAGACATGGATCCCTGAGTTAACTGAGACAACTCCTTTCGAAGATTAAACACATAGGGCATATTACTCTGTGCATATCGAACGGCAAGATCATCCCAAATCAATTTTGCAGAACTCATGTAGACCACACTGTTACGAATCTCAACAGAAGCATAATTAAACAACCACGAGATAACCATATGATTGCATCAAGTGCATTATTATTACCAGTACTGAACAAGTGCAAACAACAATAGTGAACAAAGTAATTATTTTTCGAAAACGTAAAACATTAGCCGAAAGGAAATAAACAATCGAGCACAAGTATGGAAAATAAATGGTGAACATGATTGGACATTATCACATTGGAACCTGTCCTGTATAATGTCCTTGTATAAAATGGATATCGATTTATATTTCTACTATAATTAAATCACTCATTTTACTATAAATTTAAGGCTACAAATTGAACAATATTTGGGACCGATTCGTTTAAGTGAACTTGACTCGATTCGTTTATGCAAGTGATTAGTAGATATTTATTGtttgtaatatataatattttatccAAACCGAATCAAGTTAGTTGAGTTTGAGGCGATTCAGAGTTAAAAAAACCCGAAGTCAGGCCGAACATACAAAAAACTCGGCTCGGCCCATTTACACATCCAAACTTATTTTAATGTTAAACTCGTTTAAAAAAACGAACCGACTAAATTTACTTAAACAAGCCGATCCGAGTTTTGTTTACAAACGTGGCTTGTCGATGTTCATTTGCCGTCAATGTTTATTATCAATTGAAACATACTCTTGCAATTCTTGACTTCAATGCCAGAATTTAAGCAAGGCCGATCAGATAAATTTAAACTATAACATGGGTGCAAATTAGATATCTTTGGTTAATTGTCTGATTCTAAATCCTTCAGTGTAAAGGATTAATATCTGTTTTTTTTTATTTCACCTTTTTTCAGGTTTTTAATTACGTTCTGAAAAGGCAGCCACATAATTACATGGCCCCAAAAAAAATGGAGCATTGACTGACACAGTTATGTTACATTATATTGCTTAATTCAAGAAACAGGGTAGAAAAGAACATGTTTCTTTTAATGCAAAAGCGTTCTCAAATCGATAAAGATTGAAATCAATAAAGCATAAGAACTATAACAACTTACATTTGATGATCATAACTTTCCACATCTAAAACTCGGAAACAGAAAACTACAGCAACTTCTAAACatgaaaacaaaaaaaaaaaaactccACTACCCTAGCTAGAGACTCTAGAGAGGATGAGTAGACAATGTGAGTTTAGTTGAGACGCCATGGGACTtctcttcctcttcttcctccgGAGTGTAGACCGCGAAATTCTTGATTTTCTCGTTTATAACAGCCACTGGTTTTGCAGTAGACTTATCAACATCTTGTTGTCCAGGTAAACCTAACCTTAAAGTCAAATCAACCAACTCACGTTTAGCATGTTTATGTTTGTGGCCATGCTTTCTCTTTTTTACTCTACCATGACCATGACGATGATTACTGTTTTCGCAGTCTCCGTCTGCAGTTATCTTCATGATCTTGATCTTGAGCTTTAAGGGGTTGTTGGTAGATATGATTGATATGTACTGAGAAGAAAGTTGTACCATAACAAGAGATAATTAGCTGGTTGAGACAATATTAATCTAGGTTTAAGCAAACGCTTAAGCTAAACAATATATGGGTGATCACTTGATCATCAAGTTATTATATAGGCATATTTTTCTTTCCTTGCTAGAATAGGAGTTTATATTATTTGTAATAGGATTTTCCTTACCTTTTTTGGATAGGAAACCATATTTTTAACTATTAATTAACTTCCAGTAGGGAGCTTATTGTATAAGTTCGCATTTGTTTTATTTATTAGTAATAAGTAAGGTTAGAGATAATTGCCATTTTTCATTTCTTTTCCGaaataaataaatcagatttTAATTTTCCTAGTGACAGGTCGACGGCCATagattaaaataaataaataaataaataaataaatcctTGAAATTCCTCTGGTTACAAGTGAATGCAAAGTAATTTTATCACCAAGGGGTGGTGGCGCAGTTGGCTAGCGCGTAGGTCTCATAGCAACGAGTGATCCTGAGGTCGAGAGTTCGAGCCTCTCTCACCCCATATTTTTACCATTTTCCCACTGGTAATCTTTAACAAACTGGCCCCTCAGTTATTATTTTCAGTATTTGTCAAAAGCGCGTGTACTCTTAAGCGGGGGATTAaaagaaatttaaaataaaagtatttgAATTAGTGCAAAATCAAATATTTAAGTATCGCTTAAAATTTAAGCGGATTTGAACTACTCTAAGCGAGATTAACGAATTTTGACCATTTAAGCAATTTTTTACCAACTAATTGTGAGgttaaaaataattagaaaaaaataaatctTACTTAAAAAAGGTgcaatttgatatttttaaatattaCTTATATTTTTTAAGTTGATTATGACTTTGTGCATGATTATTTTATTGGTTTATTATTATACATGAATGTTATCTTTAAATTCAGAAAGATattcattatttttaatatatacatatttatttgTTTATAATCCGATTAAGCATCTGTTTTAACGCTTAAGACTTAGAACGTGAACTCAACCTTTGGACTTTTTGTAATACCTCCGCCTTGGGGCTTTTTGTAACACTCGTTACATGGTTATTTTACAAACTAACCACTAATCTGTTCAAATTTAGAAAGTGCTTCTCTTGCAATTCGCAAACGAGCAGAGCTATAGACCCAATATTGAGTACAAATATAGTTCTGAAAATGACGTGACATGGGTAACGTGTCATTTTGAACTATTTTAATTGATAAGATTAATATGAATACATATTTAATTTTTCATGTATAATGACCAATCAGAATATGTCACGTCACATTTTGGAACCATTCGAGATCCAATTTGGGGTAACTAGCATTTCTCCAACCAAATAACCAAAAATGACCTTATAGATGATAATTTTAGTTGTGATAATGATATGAAATTATTTTTTGGACAAAATTGAAGTCAGAAGAAAAGGATGGCGAAGGCTAACGAAAGAACCAGAGGAAggatcaaaaatattttaaatccaTTCCACGATTCCATCTATCTTATTCTTTCCGATCAAACATATTACGGGAGAGGGCTTGGAGGGGGAGAGAGAACGGGAGGACTAAGAAGGCATTAGTTGTCATTTATGTGGGAGTTCAGGTAAATAAGATCACTTCCTAATCATGAACATAGGTATAGACATAATAAGTAAATATATTTCCCAAAAAACTAACAAAAAATGATGATGCAGCCTCCGACGTTATCCATCACCGCAGTGAGGTCGAGGGCTTGAAGTCTCGGTATAGACTTGTGTGTGGAAACAGGTAGAGGCCTTTTTCAAAACCCTGTTTGCCCTCTGAAAAAGCATAAGATCATAACTAGCAAATGTCTCAAGACCATGGAATTTATATGAATGCAAATAGCCATGGTGAATGTTTCAATGTACAACATGTTAAAAATGTCACTATCTCCTCACTTTATAAATGGAAGTATCAAACATATACTAACTATCTCAAAAATTCCCCCGAACTACTTGCAAGACATACAAAGTAACTGAGTACCTTTAATAGCCAACTGATTTTCCAGCAACAAAGCCACCTCTCCGCAATCCCGATGAGAACAATTTTTCTACTTAACAAGGATTAGCACCAATAAATTATCTCCTGCTGTTGACAGCTTCGCCCTTGTTTAGGTTAGACAGTTCTTCAATAAGCTTCCTCTCTTCATCACTTAACCTTTTTGGTATCTCAACTTGAACTTTCACCAGCTGATCACCTCTCTTATTGTTTTTGTTTAAAAATGGCACACCTTTTTTGGCCATCACTAGCGTCGTCCCTGGTTGAGTCCCAGCTGGAATCTTCAAATCTACCGTTCCATCAACTGTAGGAACTTTCGTTGTGGTTCCTAAAATAGCATCAATGTAAGAAACCTTGCAGTTGTAGAGAATATTGGTGTCCTCACGTTTTAGAACCGGATCTGGCATTACGTCAATCATCACAAAAAGATCACCGGGAGGTCCACCTCTTCTTCCGGAATTACCTTCTGACCTGACTCGCAATCGACTGCCACCATCTACCCCTGCAGGAACTTTTAGGCTAATCCTCTTCGACTTCCGTACTCGCCCATCCCCACTGCATGTGGTGCAAGGAGTAGATATCTCTCCGGTCCCATTACAAGAAGAGCATGTCATTACTTGCTGGAAGACTCCCAACGGGGTTCTAGCTGAAGATACTACTTGCCCTTGGCCCCCACATGTGCTACATCTTGATGGAGTGGTTCCCGGTTTGGCACCTGACCCATTGCAAGTGCCACAACTCTCGAGTCGTGTTATTTCTATCTCTTTTTCAACCCCAAATACAGCTTCCTTGAAATTCAAAACCAGATTGTATATCTGGTCCTCACCTTCCGTTGCCCTGTTTCGGGAGGCCCTCCCTCCCATGCCGCCCATACCACCCATGCCATCAAAAAATGACTCAAAAAGATCGAAGGGGTTGCTGAAGTCCTGTCATAAAGGATAACTTAATTTGAACACATAGTACGAAGACTGCTACCCCTAATAACCAAACCTTCCAATTAATGTTAGTGTCAAGGAAAAAAAAACTCACCCCTGTGCCCATGCCAGCACCTTTAAGCCCAGCCTCTCCGTACCTATCATATATGGAACGTTTTTCATCATCCGATAAAACCTGTACAGTATTTCTTAATTAGAAACCCAAGGCTGATAAAGACTGCAATATTTAAACCAGCATATTGAACAAACTTGCACCTCATATGCATTGCTTATCTCCTTAAATTTTGCTTCTGCTCCAGGTTCTCTGCATCAAAAGAGCTAAACTTCAGACCATATGGGGAACACTTGCCTTGTTAAATCATTTACAGAAAAGAATTACATAAAGACTGCTTTGGCAGCCCTCCCGAACGAATTAGTAGCTAAGGAATTTATATTCATCTGAACCCTATGTTACTCACTCAAGTTCAACAACATCAGTTCAGTCATTTCAACCTGTAAAAGCTTGGCTCAACTTTCATCCTCTATTACATCATTCTTATCTTGATTACAATATGTACCTTTTTATTCCACATAGACTGACATGGCATTAGAGTTTACACGTACCACTAGCTATGCTAGACTACATGCACGAATCTCATATGCACAGGGTCTTGTAGCGGAAGCATCTTTTTTGGATGGTTGCTTCAGAAGCATGAGATGCTCCAATAACCACAGATAGCACAAGAAGATAATCGACTGAGATTACAAACAAAACCGAAAAAAGGCTATAAACTTTGAATGATGGTAATGGCTCTAAATTATTGGAGAGGTTAAGTTGATAACTCCGTTTATAGCTTAATGCAACCACAATTGGGCAGGGGTCACCTTCCATCCTACAGCTAATATAGCTTAGTTTTCTTAATGAATATAGCTTGCATGATTGCATGTACTACTCAATGTCAATAGAAAAAAAAGTTAAAAGCCTGCATCCTGGGATAGGCCGAGTAAGTCACTAATCTGCATGAGTACCTCTGTAAATATAGGGGTCctttatcaggatttaaaagtaCAGATCACTTACTTGTTCACGTCAGGATGGTAATTCCTGGCAAGCTTCCTGTAAGCTGAAAAACAATTTAACACTATATCAGCCAAATGACAGCAAATCAcattgagtgtgtgtgtgtgtgtgtctgaACATTTTTTCCAATTCCAGGTACAACATTATAGGTGAAAATTCTGGTTCTCCTCGAGAGTCTTGAGAGATACAGATACATACAATGCAGGATAACGAGAGAGACTTGGGTTGCGAATATATAAAATCATGAATGCGAGGTACCGACTCAGATTTCTTAAATTCATCAAAAGCACTCTTAAGTGCTGATAACAGCAAGCATATCTACACAACTCGGTGAACAACTAAGACTATTATACTAACTGAGCTACTACCCTATCAGTGTGTTCCTGTGTTGAGATTTAGAAAATATAAGATTTAAGGGAATGTATAATCTCAAAAAGTTATGTTTCCGAATTTTTTCAAGGATATAAGAAGAGAATCGAGAACCAAAGAATAGGTCAAGTTCTCTCTGAAATCTTCCTCACAAAAGTTTGATGCTTGGTAAAGAAACCAAACAACTCTACAAAATTAATCACAATTGGATAAATAACTTTATCTCTTCCCTCTTAAAAATATTGATTGATGTGTtgtcttctcttttttttttcctttttttaagtttttaatatatttttttctccTCTTCAGGAACAAGCCATATGGGCTCAATCCAACAAAAGCACCGGATTTCTATCAAGGAAATATCACCTCATACAAAACATTCTTTTGGGCTACAAATACTCAAATGCAATTACTATATTAGTCTGAAATCTTGCACTGAGTGGATAACTGAATATATAATATTTGTGATGCAGACAATGTGGATGAATCTTCAGAGTTCAGACTATCTCGTCTACTGAAAATACAACTATACAAGTACCAGCAACCCTGCTATTTGCATTTAATGTATACTTCAGCGACAACATTTTGACCTCCTAACCTCTTAATATGTACTTTTTACTCAAGTAGGTAGAAAAATGTATCCATATAGAATTGGTCAGAAGCATACTCACCacttttaatttctgatttgttgGCATTTTTTGACACACCGAGGACAGAATAAAAATCCTGTATTTACAAACATGACAATTTCAATGTCTTGAACCACAAGGTATATGCCAATAACTGGAAAATAATAAAGAAACACATAATAAACTTACACTATTAGCTCTGACAACAAGTCGAGCTCCCCTGTGATGAGAGGAATTATTATACAACCTGGTATTATATAGTGCTGGAAAGGAAGCATGAGAAAACATTGCTGAACTAGAAGAGGCCAGTGTTCGTATCTTTGATGTCAAGCTGCACACGAAACAAAGAATTATTATCAAGCAAGAATACAAAACTTTTGCACAGGACACATAACGTACTTAAAATCCAATCGAAAAATGATTTGAAATATTGTCAAACTATAGATAATGATTTAAGGCATTCCACTACCCAtctaaattaattaattcatTACGAACAATAAAGACAAATCTTTGAAATTCGAACCACAAATGCAATTTTGGTTTTTTACTAACTAATTAGAATATATAAGACACCTATTACATTCTTACAAATTAAATCTACACTTAATAGCTAGCACCGTATTCAAATTCTAATAAATCTCAGTGAAATTTCATATAGGACAAGTCAAATTTCTGTATGAGCTTCTTGCAGGTATTATACCACAATACAATCGGGACTTTCTGTTGGTAGTTGCCCTTTTAGTGTTTATAATTATTTGTCAGGGATTGGAGAATGGAGAGTGCCTAATTAAGTGTTTAATTGCTTTTATCGTCCCTTCTCTGGCGGGAAGGCTGGATTAGCTCCGCTGAGCATAGGCTCGTCAACTTTCAAGATCTGAACTCAGCAAGTTCTGTCTTGAGCAGGAAAATAAACATTGTGGCGTAATGCAAATGTTAACAACTGGGTGGGACGTAAGACACATATATATCCAGTGCAGTTGCATACTATCTGAAACTCTATCTTTTTAAAAACCGGGTATGCATATCGGGCTCAGATCCAAGAGTTTAATGcttagtttttaaatattcagCGTCCTTGGATATGGATCTGAAATTTCACACAGGTGCAAGGACTCGGCATGAAAGCTTAACACAAGTAAAACTTTATATATATTTAGTAAAAAAAATAAGTAAAACTTTATATAAACTGATTTATTATACATTCAAAGACTAGTTTCTACAAAACATATATCATACACTTAATTATATTAACACGTTTATAGCATAATTAATACCATAGAAACAAGTTGTCCATAGACCTTGCTCTCTATGAACAAGTTGTAAGGAGACCTTTTATTTCATTTGAACTGGAACTGATACAAGGTGAAGTGTCCAATTTTAATAGAAAAGGATCTGACATTCTGACTCAGACTCGGATCTCATAAACGTTTGGTGGAAA
This sequence is a window from Apium graveolens cultivar Ventura chromosome 9, ASM990537v1, whole genome shotgun sequence. Protein-coding genes within it:
- the LOC141685035 gene encoding uncharacterized protein LOC141685035 — protein: MTSFRVLLALTVSQGWSIDQLDITNTFLHGDFMEDVFMTLPPDYTPSEVLKRYPGETLCCNDVTQLQVIKQFLSSQFKVKDSGTFFPPEQNHALMAAQDVDDIPDANLYRRIVGRLVNPTISRPDIAYKIHTL
- the LOC141683584 gene encoding chaperone protein dnaJ A6, chloroplastic-like produces the protein MALVPCGSTWVARWGGQPQLNMRASARNKLSVPSHDLTSKIRTLASSSSAMFSHASFPALYNTRLYNNSSHHRGARLVVRANSDFYSVLGVSKNANKSEIKSAYRKLARNYHPDVNKEPGAEAKFKEISNAYEVLSDDEKRSIYDRYGEAGLKGAGMGTGDFSNPFDLFESFFDGMGGMGGMGGRASRNRATEGEDQIYNLVLNFKEAVFGVEKEIEITRLESCGTCNGSGAKPGTTPSRCSTCGGQGQVVSSARTPLGVFQQVMTCSSCNGTGEISTPCTTCSGDGRVRKSKRISLKVPAGVDGGSRLRVRSEGNSGRRGGPPGDLFVMIDVMPDPVLKREDTNILYNCKVSYIDAILGTTTKVPTVDGTVDLKIPAGTQPGTTLVMAKKGVPFLNKNNKRGDQLVKVQVEIPKRLSDEERKLIEELSNLNKGEAVNSRR